One genomic window of Fusarium verticillioides 7600 chromosome 2, whole genome shotgun sequence includes the following:
- a CDS encoding 3-isopropylmalate dehydratase, whose protein sequence is MPAPVGNPQTLYDKVFSAHIVDEKLDGTILLYIDRHLVHEVTSPQAFEGLENAGRKVRRPDCTLATTDHNVPTTSRKALKDIASFIEEDDSRTQCVTLEENVKKFGVTYFGLGDKRQGIVHIIGPEQGFTLPGTTVVCGDSHTSTHGAFGALAFGIGTSEVEHVLATQCLITKRSKNMRIQIDGELAPGVSSKDVVLHAIGRIGTAGGTGAVIEFCGSVIRNLSMEARMSICNMSIEGGARAGMVAPDETTFEYLKGRPLAPKYGSETWNQAVAYWKSLQSDPGAKYDIDVFIDAKDIIPTITWGTSPEDVVPITGCVPDPETFSSESKKAAGRRMLEYMGLTAGTPMEDIPVDKVFIGSCTNARIEDLRAAANVVKGRKVADNIKRAMVVPGSGLVKAQAEEEGLDQIFVDAGFEWREAGCSMCLGMNPDILAPKERCASTSNRNFEGRQGALSRTHLMSPVMAAAAAIVGKLADVRKLSHYTHQSAFKPRELPAEEPHVDERTRDDSEEREMIGDQPQDSQPHTNTLASAGGAASGLPKFTIWKGTAAPLDRSNVDTDAIIPKQFLKTIKRTGLGTALFYELRYKEDGSENPDFILNQEPFRQAKTLVVTGPNFGCGSSREHAPWALLDFGIKCIIAPSFADIFFNNTFKNGMLPIRIEDKDNLEAIAAEARANRDIEIDLPNQLIKNADGETICSFEVEEFRKHCLVNGLDDIGLTMQQEDKIAEFERRMTQNTPWLDGTGYLKRPGQGGKLAAKAVPVPKTNRGEEKKEPLEW, encoded by the exons ATGCCTGCTCCCGTGGGTAACCCCCAGACCCTCTACGATAAGGTGTTCTCGGCACACATCGTCGACGAAAAGCTCGATGGCACAATTCTTCTCTACATCG ACCGGCACTTGGTCCACGAGGTGACATCACCA CAAGCCTTCGAGGGTCTCGAAAATGCAGGCCGCAAAGTCCGGAGACCTGATTGCACTCTTGCAACCACTGATCAC AATGTCCCCACCACATCCCGCAAAGCCCTGAAGGACATTGCTTCATTCATCGAGGAGGACGATTCGCGAACACAGTGTGTCACTCTAGAAGAGAATGTCAAAAAGTTTGGTGTCACATATTTCGGCCTGGGCGACAAACGACAAGGTATTGTGCACATCATCGGCCCCGAGCAGGGCTTCACTCTCCCCGGAACCACCGTCGTGTGCGGAGACAGTCATACCTCGACACACGGCGCCTTCGGTGCCCTTGCCTTTGGTATCGGTACCAGCGAGGTTGAGCATGTCTTGGCCACCCAATGTCTCATTACCAAGCGCAGCAAGAACATGAGGATACAGATTGATGGCGAGCTGGCCCCTGGCGTCAGTTCTAAGGATGTCGTTCTCCACGCCATCGGCAGGATCGGAACTGCCGGAGGTACTGGTGCCGTTATTGAGTTTTGCGGGTCCGTTATCCGTAATCTGAGCATGGAGGCTCGCATGTCCATCTGTAACATGTCCATCGAGGGTGGTGCCCGCGCTGGTATGGTTGCCCCCGATGAGACCACTTTTGAATATCTCAAGGGACGGCCCCTGGCCCCCAAGTATGGCTCAGAGACTTGGAACCAGGCCGTTGCCTACTGGAAGTCTCTCCAGTCTGATCCTGGCGCCAAATACGACATTGATGTCTTTATTGACGCCAAGGATATCATTCCCACCATTACTTGGGGAACCAGCCCCGAGGATGTCGTTCCCATCACCGGATGTGTCCCTGATCCTGAGACCTTTAGCAGTGAGAGTAAGAAGGCTGCTGGCCGACGCATGCTTGAGTATATGGGCTTGACGGCTGGAACACCAATGGAGGATATTCCTGTCGACAAGGTGTTTATCGGATCGTGCACCAACGCCCGGATTGAGGATCTGAGAGCCGCTGCCAATGTTGTAAAGGGGCGCAAGGTTGCTGATAACATTAAGCGCGCCATGGTTGTCCCTGGATCCGGTCTTGTGAAGGCAcaggcagaggaggagggtcTTGACCAGatctttgttgatgctggttTTGAGTGGAGAGAGGCTGGGTGTAGCATGTGTCTGGGCATGAACCCTGACATTCTGGCCCCCAAGGAACGATGTGCCAGTACATCCAACCGAAACTTCGAGGGTCGACAGGGTGCTCTTAGCCGAACTCACCTCATGTCTCCTGTCATGGCAGCTGCCGCCGCTATTGTTGGTAAGCTTGCCGATGTTCGCAAGCTGTCACACTACACCCATCAATCTGCCTTTAAGCCCCGTGAGCTCCCTGCGGAAGAGCCACACGTGGACGAGCGAACCAGGGATGACTCTGAGGAGCGAGAGATGATCGGAGACCAGCCTCAGGACTCTCAGCCTCACACCAACACTCTGGCCAGCGCTGGGGGTGCCGCTTCTGGTCTGCCTAAGTTTACTATCTGGAAGGGTACCGCGGCTCCTCTGGACCGATCTAATGTTGACACCGACGCCATCATTCCTAAGCagttcctcaagaccatcaagcGAACAGGTCTTGGTACCGCACTGTTTTACGAGCTTCGATACAAGGAGGATGGGTCTGAGAACCCcgacttcatcttgaatcaAGAGCCTTTCCGACAGGCCAAGACTCTGGTTGTCACTGGACCCAACTTCGGATGCGGCAGTTCTCGAGAGCACGCCCCTTGGGCCCTTCTGGACTTTGGCATCAAGTGCATCATCGCCCCCTCCTTCGCtgatatcttcttcaacaacacttTCAAGAACGGCATGCTCCCCATTAGGatcgaggacaaggacaacctcgaagccatcgccgctgAGGCTCGTGCCAACCGCGACATTGAGATCGATCTACCCAATCAGTTAATCAAAAATGCTGACGGAGAGACCATCTGCTCAttcgaggttgaggagttcCGCAAGCACTGCCTGGTCAATGGTCTCGACGACATTGGCCTGACCATGCAACAGGAGGACAAGATTGCCGAGTTCGAGCGACGCATGACACAAAACACCCCATGGCTCGACGGCACAGGCTACCTGAAGCGTCCCGGGCAGGGTGGCAAGCTGGCCGCTAAGGCTGTACCCGTTCCCAAAACAAATAggggcgaggagaagaaggagcccCTCGAGTGGTGA